The following proteins come from a genomic window of Verrucomicrobiia bacterium:
- the infA gene encoding translation initiation factor IF-1 — translation MNSKEQHIEVEGSITNVLAGTMFKVELDNKHMVLATICGKMRKRWVRLTVGDRVRMEMSPYDLSKGRITWRLR, via the coding sequence ATGAACAGCAAAGAGCAGCATATCGAAGTAGAAGGCAGCATCACCAACGTTTTGGCGGGAACGATGTTCAAGGTGGAACTCGACAACAAGCATATGGTGCTGGCCACCATTTGTGGCAAGATGCGCAAGCGGTGGGTCCGTCTTACGGTGGGTGACCGGGTCCGCATGGAGATGTCTCCCTATGATTTGAGCAAGGGCCGCATCACTTGGCGTTTGCGGTGA
- a CDS encoding HAD family hydrolase, producing MSTPRTLPADWQIHIAEDFKPFPDIRHAVFDFDGTLSLVRGGWAEIMLGQFLDHLPQGANTTSAQKEELLHDILALNGKPTIYQMQLLAERVTQQGGQSDTPDNYNLDFQRRLRSKITERLGHISNRSKPQDHYLVHEARTILTLIRERGIVIHLLSGTAHADLLIESDALGIREFLDDRIYGPQNLKPGFTKRAVFEQIVSDYKLSPGQLMCFGDGAVEIMDTRRLGGLAIGLASDETANGSGHLDQNKQPHLLTAGAQVIIPDYRHAAKLLDLLFKA from the coding sequence ATGAGCACTCCCCGCACCTTGCCCGCTGACTGGCAGATCCACATCGCCGAAGACTTCAAACCGTTCCCGGATATCCGCCATGCCGTCTTCGATTTCGATGGCACGCTATCCCTCGTCCGTGGCGGCTGGGCCGAGATCATGCTCGGCCAATTTCTGGATCATCTCCCTCAAGGTGCCAATACTACGTCCGCCCAGAAGGAAGAACTCCTTCACGACATCCTCGCACTGAACGGCAAGCCGACCATCTATCAGATGCAACTGCTGGCCGAACGCGTCACCCAGCAAGGCGGCCAGTCCGATACACCGGATAACTACAATCTCGATTTCCAACGCCGTCTCCGTTCCAAGATCACCGAACGCCTCGGACACATCAGTAATCGCTCAAAGCCGCAAGATCACTACCTCGTCCACGAAGCCCGCACCATCCTCACGCTCATTCGCGAGCGCGGCATCGTCATCCACCTCCTCAGCGGCACCGCCCATGCTGACTTGCTCATTGAATCCGATGCACTCGGTATCCGCGAATTCCTCGATGACCGCATCTACGGCCCGCAAAACCTGAAGCCCGGCTTCACCAAGCGTGCTGTGTTCGAACAAATCGTCAGCGATTACAAACTCTCCCCCGGCCAGCTCATGTGCTTCGGCGATGGGGCCGTTGAGATCATGGACACCCGCCGTCTCGGCGGCCTCGCCATCGGCCTCGCCAGTGACGAAACCGCCAACGGCAGCGGCCATCTCGATCAAAATAAGCAGCCCCATCTCCTGACAGCCGGCGCCCAAGTCATCATCCCCGACTACCGCCACGCAGCAAAACTGCTCGACCTCCTCTTCAAAGCTTAG
- a CDS encoding PAS domain-containing protein has product MSTTSQDNATQLLTAWQPPPQLTCVLHVDATGRIQHAEGQIHELFGIADIRNGDLAAYLRSPGKELRLAAWLAQTQTEKLVLRAQLLCGPGQFTPVELRASYQGNGLHLLNIRSIFQEIVYEFAGQQVTILEMLAHGRPQSEILTRLIMLIEDVMPGAIGSILLLNRATNCFVHGAAPHLPETYTASINGLPSGPDVGSCGAALHKRQRTVVTDIATDPLWADYRHYILPFGFQACWSTPFFAEDGTSLGAFGIYYREKRAPYPHEIAIVDAASHLASVVVSHTINQQRLQNALTALQQSEDRLQTTFDFLNDAIFVHDHQTGAIVDANQRAVEMYGWTKQELLRFTIGDLSAGTRPYSQQDALDWIRRAENDGPQLFEWRARDRNSRLFWVEVNLRYARIGAQQRVLVTVRDISARKLIEERLELALRGTDLSLWDWDIPSGTVSIGERWLTALGYSQDDLPNTVETWRKLLHPEDSPATEKAIAEHFSGRTDRYDVEFRLLHKNGTWKWVHTRGRVVEWSADGKPLRMTGSHLDIHVRKTAEERIRENQRVLETLLGNLVGMAYRCRIDEYWTMEFVSQGCLPLTGYKPEDIVNNRRISYEELTHPEDRQMVRDTIYAALEQGRQFELAYRITKADSMIRTVWERGIGIRSPDGKLEFLEGFITDITDIQHSQAMLAEQAALLDRAQDAIIVRDLLGIITFWNQGATRVYGWTREEATGKRVLDLFYREESPYLDSMQELLTKGEWAGEQQHITNTGREIAIEGRWTLLRDQRGNPKSVLSINTDITEKKRLEAQFLRAQRMESIGTLAGGIAHDLNNVLAPIIMSIDLLKLSSRSTEELELLSQMETSAHRGADLVRQVLSFARGVGGRRVTTNPSHLIRDIVKIMKETFPRSITIKTHRSDDLWMVSGDPTQLHQVLLNLCVNARDAMAEGGTLSILAENIDVSDAMAGQMENALPGNYVRFIVEDTGSGIPTDILGKIFEPFFTTKEIGKGTGLGLSTAMAIVRSHGGFIQVESQPDQGTTFYVYLPSSNLSLEPDLPLRPSNVPCGNGEFVLIVDDESSVRSVLKNMLTTFGYQVILAENGATALALYEKEKHRISVIITDMMMPVMDGATMIAAIRKMAPHLPIIACSGLYEQTSIGRATAAGVNHFLAKPYTVETILRTLHEVLISKPSSCS; this is encoded by the coding sequence GTGAGCACCACCAGCCAAGACAATGCCACGCAGCTACTCACCGCCTGGCAACCTCCTCCTCAGCTCACCTGCGTGCTTCATGTGGATGCCACCGGTCGCATCCAGCACGCAGAGGGCCAGATCCATGAACTCTTCGGCATCGCTGACATCCGTAACGGCGATCTGGCCGCTTACCTTCGCTCCCCTGGCAAAGAACTGCGACTGGCCGCATGGCTCGCCCAAACCCAGACTGAAAAACTCGTTCTCCGTGCCCAGTTGCTTTGCGGACCGGGACAATTCACCCCCGTGGAATTGCGCGCTTCCTATCAAGGAAACGGCCTTCACCTGCTGAACATCCGCAGCATCTTCCAGGAGATTGTATACGAATTCGCCGGCCAACAAGTCACCATCTTGGAAATGCTTGCCCATGGCCGGCCCCAGAGCGAGATATTGACCCGCCTCATCATGCTGATCGAGGACGTCATGCCCGGTGCTATCGGATCCATCCTCTTGTTGAACCGGGCAACCAACTGTTTTGTTCATGGTGCTGCCCCGCATTTGCCGGAAACATACACCGCCTCCATCAACGGCCTCCCATCCGGTCCGGATGTAGGATCATGTGGAGCTGCGCTGCACAAACGCCAGAGGACGGTCGTCACCGATATCGCCACCGACCCCCTCTGGGCCGATTACCGCCACTACATCCTTCCCTTCGGTTTTCAAGCCTGCTGGTCTACACCGTTCTTCGCCGAAGACGGCACCAGTCTGGGCGCCTTTGGAATCTACTACCGCGAAAAGCGCGCCCCCTATCCGCACGAGATCGCCATCGTCGATGCCGCCTCCCACCTCGCCTCCGTCGTTGTCAGCCACACCATCAACCAGCAACGCCTGCAAAACGCCCTTACCGCGTTGCAGCAAAGCGAAGACCGTCTTCAAACCACGTTTGACTTCCTGAATGACGCCATTTTCGTACACGATCACCAGACCGGCGCCATCGTGGATGCCAACCAGCGCGCCGTGGAAATGTACGGCTGGACCAAGCAGGAATTATTACGGTTCACCATCGGCGACCTCAGCGCAGGCACTCGCCCATACAGCCAGCAGGATGCGTTGGACTGGATACGCCGGGCAGAAAATGACGGCCCTCAACTCTTCGAATGGCGGGCGCGCGATCGCAACAGCCGCCTCTTCTGGGTGGAAGTCAACCTCCGCTATGCCCGGATTGGCGCACAGCAACGCGTACTCGTCACCGTCCGTGACATCAGCGCACGCAAACTCATCGAAGAACGGCTGGAACTCGCCTTGCGTGGCACCGACTTGAGCCTCTGGGACTGGGACATCCCCAGCGGCACCGTCTCCATCGGCGAACGATGGCTTACCGCGCTCGGCTACAGCCAGGACGATCTGCCCAACACCGTAGAAACCTGGCGCAAACTCCTTCACCCGGAAGATTCCCCCGCTACCGAGAAAGCCATCGCCGAACATTTTTCCGGCCGCACCGACCGTTACGATGTGGAGTTCCGCCTTCTGCACAAAAACGGCACCTGGAAATGGGTCCACACCCGCGGTCGGGTGGTCGAATGGTCTGCTGATGGAAAACCACTCCGCATGACCGGCAGCCATCTCGACATTCATGTGCGCAAAACAGCCGAAGAGCGCATACGCGAGAACCAACGAGTCCTTGAAACACTGCTCGGAAACCTCGTCGGCATGGCTTATCGCTGCCGGATAGATGAATACTGGACAATGGAATTCGTCAGCCAGGGCTGCCTGCCTCTGACCGGCTACAAACCGGAGGACATCGTCAACAACCGCCGCATCAGCTACGAAGAACTGACCCATCCTGAGGACCGCCAGATGGTGCGTGACACCATCTATGCCGCCTTGGAACAAGGCCGCCAGTTTGAACTCGCCTATCGCATCACCAAGGCTGACAGCATGATCCGGACCGTCTGGGAACGAGGCATAGGCATCCGCTCCCCGGATGGCAAACTGGAATTTCTCGAAGGATTCATCACCGACATCACCGATATCCAGCATTCGCAGGCCATGCTCGCCGAGCAGGCGGCCCTGCTGGACCGCGCCCAAGATGCCATCATCGTACGCGACCTGCTCGGCATCATCACCTTCTGGAACCAAGGCGCCACCCGAGTCTATGGCTGGACCCGGGAGGAAGCCACCGGCAAACGCGTGCTGGACCTTTTCTACCGCGAAGAATCTCCGTACCTGGATTCCATGCAGGAACTGCTGACCAAAGGCGAGTGGGCCGGCGAACAGCAACACATCACCAATACAGGCCGCGAAATCGCCATTGAAGGCCGTTGGACACTCCTCCGAGACCAACGGGGCAACCCCAAGTCCGTTCTCTCCATCAATACGGACATCACCGAGAAAAAACGGCTCGAAGCCCAGTTCCTCCGCGCTCAACGCATGGAAAGCATCGGCACCCTCGCCGGCGGCATCGCCCATGATCTCAACAATGTTCTCGCGCCCATCATCATGTCCATCGACTTGTTAAAACTCTCCTCGCGCAGCACCGAGGAGTTGGAATTGCTCAGCCAGATGGAAACCAGCGCACACCGTGGTGCAGACCTGGTCCGACAGGTGCTTTCCTTCGCCCGTGGCGTAGGCGGTCGCCGCGTCACCACCAATCCTTCACATTTGATCCGGGACATTGTGAAGATCATGAAGGAGACCTTCCCCCGCTCCATCACCATAAAAACCCACCGTTCCGACGATCTCTGGATGGTTTCAGGCGACCCCACCCAACTGCACCAAGTACTCCTGAATCTTTGCGTTAACGCCCGGGATGCCATGGCCGAAGGAGGCACCTTGAGCATCCTGGCCGAGAATATAGATGTAAGTGATGCCATGGCCGGACAGATGGAGAACGCCCTCCCCGGCAATTATGTCCGTTTCATCGTAGAGGACACAGGTAGCGGCATCCCAACGGATATCCTCGGAAAAATATTCGAGCCCTTTTTCACCACCAAAGAGATCGGTAAGGGCACAGGCTTGGGACTCTCCACGGCCATGGCCATCGTCCGCAGCCACGGCGGCTTCATACAGGTGGAGAGCCAGCCCGACCAAGGCACCACCTTTTACGTCTACCTCCCCAGTAGCAATCTTTCCCTTGAACCAGATCTGCCCCTCCGCCCCTCCAACGTCCCCTGTGGAAACGGTGAATTCGTCCTGATCGTAGATGATGAAAGCTCCGTGCGCTCCGTACTGAAAAACATGCTTACCACCTTTGGCTATCAGGTGATCCTGGCCGAGAACGGCGCCACCGCACTGGCCTTATATGAAAAAGAGAAGCACCGCATCAGCGTCATCATCACCGACATGATGATGCCCGTGATGGACGGCGCCACCATGATCGCCGCCATACGGAAAATGGCCCCCCATCTTCCCATCATCGCCTGCAGCGGCTTGTATGAACAAACCAGCATTGGCCGCGCCACAGCCGCCGGAGTGAACCATTTCCTGGCCAAACCTTACACCGTCGAAACCATCCTCCGCACCCTCCACGAAGTCCTTATCTCAAAGCCTTCATCATGTAGCTGA
- a CDS encoding PfkB family carbohydrate kinase: MTPKRYQQVSSQFPKQRIAIVGDFCLDRYLEIDLSNEEISIETGLPVHNVMNVRSQPGGSGTILNNLVALGVGEIVPVGFAGDDGEGFELARALRQTKGVNLEAFFQTDDRRTFTYTKPIVVKESSKPPKTNGQPSSNPLSANEKASVGPRELNRLDFKNWTKTSKATSNRVIENLQKIASEVDALILLDQVDIPGTGVLTNEVLKAIGQIAKKNSDLLIFADSRNGLSHFPAVDFKMNGTELSRALGSKGVPELAELHQQAIRLSKQTNHRVFVTLSECGIVGATPDGKVEHAPALPVRGEIDIVGAGDSVTANLVTSLLGGATLRESLEIANAAASIVIHQLGTTGTANRKQIKAMLAE, encoded by the coding sequence ATGACCCCGAAACGCTATCAGCAGGTCAGTTCGCAGTTCCCAAAGCAGCGCATCGCCATCGTCGGCGACTTCTGCCTCGACCGCTATCTGGAGATCGATCTCAGCAACGAAGAGATTTCCATCGAGACCGGCCTGCCCGTGCACAACGTGATGAACGTGCGCTCACAACCCGGCGGCAGCGGCACCATCCTCAACAACCTCGTCGCCCTCGGCGTTGGTGAAATTGTCCCGGTCGGTTTCGCTGGTGATGACGGTGAAGGCTTCGAACTCGCCCGCGCCTTGCGCCAAACGAAAGGCGTAAACCTCGAAGCTTTTTTCCAGACCGATGACCGCCGTACTTTCACATACACCAAGCCCATCGTCGTCAAAGAAAGCAGCAAGCCACCGAAGACAAACGGCCAACCATCGAGCAATCCCCTGTCCGCGAATGAGAAAGCTTCCGTTGGTCCGCGTGAACTGAACCGATTGGATTTCAAGAACTGGACGAAAACCTCCAAAGCCACCAGCAATCGCGTCATCGAAAACCTGCAAAAGATCGCATCAGAGGTGGACGCTCTCATCCTCTTGGATCAAGTGGACATCCCCGGCACTGGCGTTCTCACGAACGAAGTGCTGAAAGCCATCGGCCAGATCGCAAAGAAGAATTCCGATCTGCTCATCTTTGCTGACAGCCGTAACGGCCTCAGCCATTTCCCTGCCGTTGATTTCAAGATGAATGGCACTGAGCTTTCCCGCGCTCTTGGCAGCAAAGGCGTTCCTGAACTTGCTGAACTGCACCAACAAGCCATCCGCCTTTCAAAACAAACGAATCATCGCGTCTTCGTCACCTTGTCCGAGTGCGGCATCGTCGGTGCCACACCCGATGGCAAAGTAGAACACGCTCCCGCTCTCCCCGTTCGTGGCGAGATCGACATCGTCGGCGCAGGCGATTCTGTGACCGCTAATCTCGTCACCTCCCTGCTCGGCGGAGCCACCCTGCGCGAATCCCTCGAGATCGCCAACGCCGCAGCCTCCATCGTCATCCATCAACTCGGCACTACCGGCACCGCCAACCGCAAACAGATCAAAGCGATGCTGGCAGAGTAA
- a CDS encoding rhodanese-like domain-containing protein: MKKILALAAAAVFAVSAYAGEFQDISITELKSKIEAKQVTVIDVNGADSYKKGHIPGAIDYSAKKGELASALPKDKNALIVAYCGGPKCNAYKAAATEAEKLGYKNVKHLSAGISGWNKAGEKTNAAK; this comes from the coding sequence ATGAAGAAGATCCTCGCCCTCGCCGCTGCCGCAGTGTTCGCCGTTAGCGCCTATGCCGGTGAATTCCAAGACATCAGCATCACAGAGCTGAAATCTAAAATCGAAGCCAAGCAAGTCACGGTCATCGACGTGAATGGTGCTGACTCCTACAAGAAGGGTCACATCCCGGGCGCGATCGACTATTCGGCCAAGAAAGGTGAACTGGCCTCTGCCCTGCCGAAGGACAAGAACGCTTTGATCGTCGCTTACTGCGGTGGCCCCAAGTGCAATGCCTACAAGGCAGCTGCCACGGAAGCTGAGAAGCTCGGCTACAAGAACGTGAAGCATCTCTCCGCCGGCATCTCCGGCTGGAACAAGGCTGGTGAAAAAACCAACGCCGCCAAGTAA
- a CDS encoding shikimate dehydrogenase, whose product MSAAGIQSSIDATTRYCAVYGHPIAHSASPAMQNAGISALGLNWRYLAFDVHPDSLREAITGAAAMKYIGLNLTVPHKILALDIVDELDASAATWGAVNTVRFETQVNGQWLPLAQVSPADVKTVRTRGYNTDADAITRSLREDLGIELKGANILLLGAGGAGRTAALKLADEGVGQLHLVNRTQSKAEEVATEITRRFPDVKVSVAYPKSGNVDLVLNATSLGLKTADALPIDLALFPLNRARYAYDMIYRPAETSFLQAAKAAGCRTANGVGMLLYQGAKALEIWTGKTAPIEPMRAALLAHVYGAAH is encoded by the coding sequence GTGTCCGCCGCTGGAATCCAGTCAAGTATTGACGCCACCACGCGCTATTGCGCCGTGTATGGGCACCCTATTGCCCATTCAGCTTCACCCGCGATGCAGAATGCTGGCATCTCTGCCTTGGGTCTGAACTGGCGCTACCTCGCTTTCGATGTCCATCCCGATTCCCTGCGCGAAGCCATCACTGGCGCCGCAGCGATGAAATACATCGGCCTGAATCTCACCGTCCCTCACAAGATTCTCGCCCTCGACATCGTGGATGAACTCGATGCCTCGGCTGCTACTTGGGGTGCTGTGAATACAGTCCGCTTTGAAACCCAAGTGAACGGCCAATGGCTTCCGCTCGCCCAAGTCTCTCCTGCCGATGTCAAAACCGTCCGCACGCGCGGCTACAACACCGACGCCGACGCCATCACCCGCTCCCTGCGCGAAGACCTCGGCATTGAACTCAAAGGCGCGAACATCCTGCTCCTCGGCGCTGGCGGTGCTGGTCGCACTGCCGCACTCAAGCTCGCCGATGAAGGAGTCGGCCAGTTACATCTCGTGAACCGCACGCAAAGCAAAGCCGAAGAAGTCGCCACCGAGATCACGCGCCGTTTTCCCGATGTCAAAGTCTCCGTCGCCTACCCGAAATCTGGCAATGTGGACCTCGTCCTCAACGCCACATCTTTGGGCCTGAAAACCGCTGATGCCCTGCCCATTGATTTGGCTCTGTTCCCCTTGAACCGGGCCCGCTATGCTTATGACATGATTTATCGACCGGCAGAGACGTCCTTTTTGCAGGCCGCCAAAGCGGCCGGATGCCGCACGGCCAATGGCGTCGGCATGCTCCTCTATCAAGGTGCAAAAGCGCTGGAGATCTGGACCGGTAAAACCGCGCCCATCGAACCCATGCGGGCAGCCTTGCTGGCCCACGTTTACGGCGCTGCCCATTGA
- a CDS encoding MFS domain-containing histidine kinase — translation MTNRNGASVSARLVDWIVRFTDGFIPIGCRADAELFRRSRLTIRFSFLGAVSGALYAGFFTLVEHYFGVAIIVLCSLVFAAVPFVLKRSAALDVCGNLLSGVMVMGFAGLCGVEGGMHGHALAWLACIPLCALLLVGKYAASIWVIVSFMASAGMIALGLAGVTLPKTYPPEWDGLITAFGYLGLIPFMFLMGMSFETSREAAFDKMQQAVKELEKSNEELMHLNREKSEFMGIAAHDLKNPLMIIIGNAELIGRARNPGMMAQLVDNIRVSGTRMHELIKNLLDANAIEEGKFRLDIGRCNLCEVVENSKVNNAFAATRKEIELQLTGAGGEVWVRADDEAMLQVMDNLVSNAVKYSMPNSIVDVRVEVMGSRAVVAVKDEGPGLSEEDQKKLFQKFTRLTAKPTGGESSNGLGLSIVKRLVEAMRGRVECQSVLGQGATFLVSLPLWIEEEGRKSGDTGKMAREAGKEMLR, via the coding sequence GTGACAAACCGGAATGGTGCCAGTGTTTCTGCTCGTCTGGTTGATTGGATCGTGCGGTTCACGGATGGATTCATCCCGATCGGCTGCCGGGCGGATGCGGAATTGTTCCGGAGGTCAAGGCTGACGATCCGGTTTTCTTTTTTGGGGGCGGTTTCGGGGGCGCTTTATGCGGGGTTCTTCACGCTGGTGGAGCATTATTTCGGGGTGGCGATCATCGTGCTGTGCAGTCTTGTCTTCGCGGCTGTGCCGTTTGTCTTGAAACGGTCGGCGGCGTTGGATGTCTGCGGAAATCTTTTGTCCGGGGTGATGGTGATGGGATTTGCGGGGTTGTGCGGTGTGGAGGGCGGCATGCACGGGCATGCGCTGGCGTGGCTGGCGTGCATTCCTTTGTGCGCTTTGCTCTTGGTGGGAAAGTATGCGGCGAGCATCTGGGTGATCGTGAGTTTCATGGCTAGCGCCGGTATGATCGCACTGGGGTTGGCGGGGGTCACGTTGCCGAAGACTTACCCGCCGGAATGGGATGGGTTGATAACGGCGTTCGGTTATCTTGGACTTATCCCGTTCATGTTCCTGATGGGGATGAGTTTTGAGACGAGCCGTGAAGCTGCCTTTGACAAGATGCAACAGGCGGTGAAGGAGTTGGAAAAATCAAACGAGGAACTGATGCATCTGAACAGGGAGAAGAGCGAGTTCATGGGCATCGCGGCGCATGACTTGAAGAATCCACTGATGATCATCATCGGAAACGCGGAATTGATCGGACGGGCAAGAAATCCAGGTATGATGGCGCAGTTGGTGGATAATATCCGTGTCTCGGGAACACGGATGCACGAACTGATCAAGAACTTGCTGGATGCCAATGCGATCGAGGAGGGAAAATTCCGCCTGGATATCGGACGCTGCAATCTGTGCGAAGTCGTGGAGAATTCGAAGGTGAACAATGCCTTTGCGGCCACGAGAAAGGAGATCGAGCTTCAGTTGACGGGAGCAGGAGGCGAGGTGTGGGTGAGGGCGGATGATGAGGCGATGCTTCAGGTGATGGACAATCTGGTGTCCAATGCGGTGAAGTATTCGATGCCCAACAGCATTGTAGACGTGAGGGTGGAGGTGATGGGCTCCCGGGCGGTGGTGGCCGTGAAGGATGAGGGGCCGGGATTGAGCGAGGAAGATCAGAAGAAGTTGTTCCAGAAATTCACACGTCTGACTGCCAAGCCGACGGGAGGGGAATCCTCCAACGGATTGGGGCTGTCCATCGTGAAGCGGTTGGTAGAGGCCATGCGAGGCCGGGTGGAATGCCAAAGCGTGCTGGGGCAGGGGGCGACGTTTTTGGTGAGCCTGCCGTTGTGGATTGAAGAGGAGGGCCGCAAGTCCGGGGACACGGGAAAAATGGCCAGGGAAGCGGGAAAAGAAATGTTGCGATAG
- a CDS encoding RNA-binding protein has protein sequence MSTKLFVGNLSFNTLENDLQDAFAAHGTVIEATIMTDRMTGRPRGFGFVTMGSPEEAEKAVQALNGQPLDGRNLTVNVARPREERPAGGGGGRGFGGGGGNRGGGYGGGERRGGGGRDRY, from the coding sequence ATGAGCACTAAGTTGTTTGTCGGTAATCTTTCCTTCAACACTTTGGAAAACGACCTGCAGGACGCATTTGCGGCCCACGGCACGGTCATCGAAGCGACCATTATGACGGACCGCATGACGGGCCGTCCGCGTGGTTTCGGTTTCGTCACCATGGGTTCCCCTGAGGAAGCCGAAAAAGCCGTCCAAGCCCTGAACGGTCAGCCGCTCGACGGTCGTAACCTCACGGTTAACGTGGCCCGTCCGCGCGAAGAGCGTCCGGCTGGCGGCGGTGGCGGTCGTGGCTTCGGTGGCGGTGGCGGCAATCGTGGCGGTGGCTACGGTGGTGGCGAGCGCCGTGGCGGTGGCGGTCGTGACCGTTACTAA
- a CDS encoding prepilin peptidase: MLDPEVWSAVPFHFWSVVAFVMGSMIGSFLNVCIYRMPLGMSIVHPRSHCPHCKHAIPALLNIPLVTWLYLGGKCANCKAPISSRYFFVELLTGLVFLFTWLRFGPASAGVAIAYCLLLAGFIVATFIDFEHFIIPDEITFGGMGAGLVASILVPEMHQAASRPESLFRSMLGLGVGAGVVFAILKFGKLLFGREKLAFPESSKLIFTETHLHLPDEERPFEDIFYSESDTIVLEAKHVELIDRCYSNVTLRLSPKLLIIGKEEFDPSQVKHMEVIADKAVLPREAMGFGDVKFMAAIGAFLGWQATIFSLMVSAVIGSFVGVSLILSGRKDWSSRLPYGPYIALAAIIWMVGGKDWFDSLFAVPGPEGMELLLPPAPPQ; this comes from the coding sequence ATGTTAGACCCTGAAGTCTGGAGCGCAGTCCCATTTCATTTCTGGTCCGTGGTGGCCTTTGTGATGGGCAGCATGATCGGCAGCTTCCTGAACGTCTGCATCTACCGCATGCCCCTCGGCATGAGCATCGTGCATCCGCGTTCCCACTGCCCGCACTGCAAACACGCCATCCCCGCGTTGCTGAACATACCGCTCGTCACCTGGCTCTACCTCGGCGGCAAATGTGCGAACTGCAAAGCTCCCATATCCAGCCGCTACTTCTTCGTGGAATTGCTCACCGGCCTCGTGTTCCTATTCACCTGGCTGCGTTTCGGCCCTGCCTCCGCAGGCGTTGCCATCGCCTATTGCTTGCTGCTCGCCGGTTTCATCGTCGCGACCTTTATTGACTTCGAGCACTTTATCATCCCGGATGAGATCACCTTCGGCGGCATGGGCGCAGGTCTGGTAGCCTCCATCCTCGTCCCCGAGATGCATCAAGCCGCCAGCCGTCCTGAATCCCTCTTCCGCAGCATGCTAGGGCTGGGTGTCGGTGCTGGGGTTGTCTTTGCCATCTTGAAATTCGGCAAACTCCTCTTCGGTCGCGAGAAACTGGCCTTCCCCGAATCTTCCAAACTTATCTTCACCGAAACGCATCTGCACCTACCCGATGAAGAACGCCCCTTCGAGGACATCTTCTACAGCGAGAGCGATACCATTGTGCTCGAAGCCAAACACGTCGAACTCATCGACCGCTGCTACAGCAACGTCACCCTGCGCCTCTCTCCCAAACTCTTGATCATCGGCAAGGAAGAGTTCGATCCCTCCCAAGTGAAGCATATGGAAGTCATCGCGGACAAAGCCGTGCTTCCGCGCGAAGCCATGGGCTTCGGCGATGTCAAATTCATGGCCGCAATAGGTGCTTTCCTCGGTTGGCAGGCGACCATCTTCTCCCTCATGGTCAGTGCCGTCATAGGCTCCTTCGTCGGTGTCAGCCTCATCCTCAGTGGACGCAAAGACTGGTCCAGCCGCCTGCCCTACGGCCCCTACATTGCCCTGGCTGCGATCATCTGGATGGTCGGCGGCAAGGACTGGTTCGACAGTCTCTTTGCCGTTCCTGGCCCTGAAGGCATGGAATTGCTGCTGCCCCCGGCACCGCCCCAATGA